The Pseudophryne corroboree isolate aPseCor3 chromosome 2, aPseCor3.hap2, whole genome shotgun sequence genome has a segment encoding these proteins:
- the HMGN2 gene encoding non-histone chromosomal protein HMG-17: MPKRKADGDSKAEKSKGREEPQRRSARLSAKPAPPKQENKPKKAAAPKKADKAPKGKKGKDSGKDASNAAENGEAKSDQTQKADASDAK, from the exons atgCCCAAGCGAAAG GCTGATGGAGACTCCAAGGCAGAGAAGAGCAAAGGAAGAGAAGAG CCACAGAGGAGATCTGCCCGTTTGTCTGCT AAGCCTGCTCCTCCTAAACAAGAAAACAAACCCAAGAAAGCAGCTGCTCCAAAG AAGGCTGATAAAGCTCCCAAAGGCAAGAAAGGGAAAGACTCTGGAAAAGATGCCAGCAATGCTGCAGAAAATGGAGAGGCAAAGTCAGATCAG acacAGAAAGCAGATGCATCTGACGCCAAGTGA